In the genome of Pseudopipra pipra isolate bDixPip1 chromosome 4, bDixPip1.hap1, whole genome shotgun sequence, one region contains:
- the LOC135413644 gene encoding 5-hydroxytryptamine receptor 7-like yields MLLRATPRRFLEQHLLFVESAERQPPARESLPNPFMTEEPPAEPDLPPSNLTNATDCGEEILLYGDTEKVVIGAVLSIIILMTIAGNGLVIISVCIVKKLRQPSNYLVVSLAAADLSVAFAVMPFVTITDLVGGEWLFGKVFCNVFIAMDVMCCTASIMTLCIISVDR; encoded by the coding sequence ATGCTGCTGAGGGCCACccccaggaggttcctggagcAACACCTTCTCTTCGTGGAGAGCGCAGAGCGGCAGCCCCCGGCTCGGGAATCGCTCCCGAATCCATTCATGACTGAGGAACCCCCAGCCGAGCCGGACCTGCCGCCCTCCAACCTGACCAACGCCACGGACTGCGGCGAGGAGATCCTGCTCTATGGGGACACCGAGAAGGTCGTCATCGGGGCCGTGCTCTCCATCATCATCCTCATGACCATCGCCGGCAACGGGCTCGTCATCATCTCCGTGTGCATCGTCAAGAAGCTCCGCCAGCCCTCCAACTACCTGGTGGTGTCCCTGGCGGCCGCAGACCTGTCGGTGGCCTTCGCCGTCATGCCCTTCGTCACCATCACGGACCTGGTGGGGGGAGAGTGGCTCTTTGGGAAGGTGTTTTGCAACGTCTTCATCGCCATGGACGTCATGTGCTGCACGGCCTCCATCATGACCCTGTGCATCATCAGCGTGGACAGGTAA